A genomic segment from Peribacillus sp. ACCC06369 encodes:
- the hemL gene encoding glutamate-1-semialdehyde 2,1-aminomutase, with the protein MRSYEKSKKAFAEAKDLMPGGVNSPVRAFKSVDMDPIFMERGKGSKMYDIDGNEYIDYVLSWGPLILGHTNDRVVESLKKVAESGTSFGTSTLIENELAKLVIERVPSIEMIRMVSSGTEATMSALRLARGFTGRDKILKFEGSYHGHGDSLLIKAGSGVATLGLPDSPGVPEGIAKNTITVPYNDLAATKYAFEQFGEDIACIIVEPVAGNMGVVPPQPGFLEGLREVTTQYGALLIFDEVMTGFRVGYNCAQGYFGIVPDLTCLGKVIGGGLPVGAFGGKREFMERIAPSGTIYQAGTLSGNPLAMTAGLETLSQLTPESYEEFTRKGDILEKGIGEAAEKYGVPHTFNRAGSMIGLFFTNEEVVNYDTAKTSDLEFFASYYREMANQGIYLPPSQFEGLFLSTAHSDEDIEKTIEAAEKAFAKLKK; encoded by the coding sequence ATGCGGTCATATGAAAAATCGAAAAAAGCGTTTGCCGAAGCAAAAGACTTGATGCCAGGCGGCGTGAACAGCCCGGTACGTGCCTTCAAATCTGTGGACATGGATCCAATTTTCATGGAGCGCGGAAAAGGCTCAAAAATGTATGATATCGATGGGAATGAATATATAGACTATGTTCTTTCATGGGGACCGCTTATCCTGGGTCACACGAATGACCGTGTCGTGGAATCATTGAAAAAGGTAGCGGAATCAGGTACAAGCTTTGGAACCTCTACACTGATTGAGAATGAACTGGCTAAGTTGGTCATTGAACGGGTGCCTTCGATTGAGATGATCCGGATGGTATCTTCAGGAACCGAAGCGACGATGAGTGCCCTAAGGTTGGCACGAGGCTTTACAGGCCGGGATAAAATCCTGAAATTCGAAGGTTCTTATCATGGGCATGGCGATTCATTGCTAATCAAAGCGGGATCCGGTGTTGCAACATTAGGTTTACCTGATAGCCCGGGAGTACCGGAAGGCATTGCGAAAAATACGATTACCGTACCATATAATGATCTTGCTGCAACCAAATATGCGTTTGAACAATTTGGCGAAGACATCGCCTGTATCATCGTAGAACCTGTTGCGGGGAACATGGGCGTCGTTCCGCCACAGCCAGGTTTCCTCGAAGGCTTACGTGAAGTGACGACCCAATACGGGGCTCTATTGATCTTTGACGAAGTGATGACCGGGTTCCGTGTCGGCTATAATTGTGCACAAGGCTATTTTGGCATCGTACCGGACCTGACTTGCCTTGGGAAAGTAATTGGCGGTGGCTTGCCGGTCGGAGCTTTCGGAGGAAAGCGCGAATTCATGGAACGAATCGCCCCGAGTGGGACAATCTATCAAGCAGGAACATTGTCTGGTAACCCTCTGGCCATGACGGCTGGTCTTGAAACGCTGAGCCAATTGACTCCAGAATCTTATGAAGAGTTCACCCGAAAAGGTGATATCCTTGAAAAAGGCATTGGAGAAGCAGCGGAAAAATACGGAGTTCCCCATACATTCAATCGTGCCGGTTCCATGATTGGGCTTTTCTTTACAAATGAAGAAGTCGTAAATTATGATACAGCAAAAACATCCGATTTAGAGTTCTTTGCTTCTTACTATAGGGAAATGGCGAATCAAGGCATCTACTTGCCGCCATCCCAGTTTGAAGGTTTATTCCTATCAACAGCACATAGTGATGAAGATATCGAAAAGACCATTGAAGCGGCAGAAAAGGCCTTTGCAAAATTAAAAAAATGA
- the ysxE gene encoding spore coat protein YsxE: MRENENQQPANRDLDTETVLKEYAMYVQYIEDFGRVKKVYTDRGTFALKSILPHNGIDFIKNVQKLYHRGYNRIVPIYQTMDQRYAVLHNGRLYYLMPWLNNEGDGERVEKHKQMFRELARMHTLSVREIQVDPEEREAHYERTLDAWNNEKDFMDEYIVSCEKKWYMSPVEMTVCSFYTDISQALKYSIKKFETWYEKTKESEKVRTVVTHGKVSLKHFVYDERGYGYFINFENSNTAPPHFDLLPFLVKSARTYPVQCDDCVDWLYNYFRYFPLKEEELLLMQSYLAFPGSALELVKGYSDGRGHRSELDNVTQLQRQFWLLKNIEYMVMKIEEIEQQKKAAAEAAKEEQSPPS, from the coding sequence GTGAGGGAAAACGAGAATCAGCAGCCTGCTAATCGGGATCTTGACACGGAAACCGTCTTGAAGGAATATGCCATGTATGTACAATATATTGAGGATTTCGGGCGTGTAAAAAAAGTATACACTGATCGCGGTACATTTGCCTTGAAATCGATTTTACCGCATAACGGCATTGATTTTATAAAAAATGTTCAAAAACTGTACCATCGCGGCTATAACAGGATCGTTCCCATTTATCAAACGATGGATCAGCGTTACGCCGTTCTTCATAATGGACGTTTGTATTACCTGATGCCCTGGTTGAATAATGAAGGGGACGGGGAGCGCGTTGAAAAGCATAAGCAAATGTTCAGGGAGCTTGCCCGGATGCATACGCTGTCCGTTAGGGAAATACAGGTGGATCCAGAGGAACGGGAAGCCCATTATGAGCGGACGCTTGATGCCTGGAATAATGAGAAGGACTTTATGGATGAGTATATTGTCAGCTGTGAAAAGAAGTGGTATATGTCTCCAGTCGAAATGACGGTTTGTTCTTTCTACACTGATATTTCACAGGCACTGAAGTACTCGATCAAGAAGTTTGAAACTTGGTATGAAAAAACGAAGGAAAGTGAAAAGGTTCGAACCGTGGTCACGCACGGAAAGGTCTCTTTGAAGCATTTCGTTTATGACGAACGCGGATATGGCTACTTCATCAATTTTGAGAATTCGAATACGGCACCGCCTCATTTCGATTTACTGCCATTTCTCGTTAAGTCGGCCAGGACCTATCCTGTCCAATGCGATGACTGCGTCGACTGGCTATATAACTATTTTCGTTATTTTCCGTTGAAAGAAGAAGAATTGCTGCTCATGCAAAGTTATCTGGCTTTCCCTGGATCAGCTTTGGAATTAGTGAAGGGTTATTCCGATGGCAGGGGACATCGTTCAGAGCTTGATAATGTTACTCAACTGCAGCGGCAATTTTGGCTACTGAAGAATATTGAGTATATGGTGATGAAAATCGAAGAGATCGAACAGCAGAAAAAGGCGGCTGCCGAGGCTGCCAAAGAAGAGCAATCACCCCCAAGCTAA
- a CDS encoding LysM peptidoglycan-binding domain-containing protein, with amino-acid sequence MSQENESYLRFSLEESVWFQKGQEVAELYSISLDPNVTIQESDQYVFIRGSLDLCGEYKDSQNGEEEEFSQTFLPKSVQKVERHPNGLNEFTHRFPVDITIPNNRIASLEEIDVSIQSFDYALPEHNCLKLQADLLITGIYNDSYVEQRFDTEQEVGETEGEETDGENESYIPYAAAVPPIPDFQPVFRDEQEEELYTPFSAEARRVSEANEEEEEEPIYLSDQHNAPVFEIPVSPYPEEEEWETEVHRQEDAEAVEEEVNFISDQPDPTEEVPVSFVDEEKLEEEVSRQDSIVETETPRVTLKEEVVEEPHQDSPVSNLETEDVIRQEEDDVVTGPILNEHVKVEQEEESNSSISDLFKKRERPAPPAKEVKNFKGRKQAAKRDDKDTADHDEKQLSIMDLFGRKQEEELVRMKVCIVQQGETLDDLAQRYDVTVQSILFSNELESNQNVHEGQVIYIPKAVVYKN; translated from the coding sequence TTGTCGCAAGAAAATGAATCGTATTTACGATTTTCTTTAGAGGAATCCGTTTGGTTCCAGAAGGGACAGGAAGTGGCTGAGCTCTATTCCATTTCCCTGGATCCGAATGTGACGATTCAAGAAAGTGATCAATATGTTTTTATACGAGGCTCGTTAGATTTATGCGGTGAATACAAAGACTCGCAAAATGGTGAGGAAGAGGAGTTTTCGCAGACCTTTTTGCCAAAATCCGTTCAAAAGGTCGAGAGGCATCCCAATGGACTTAATGAGTTCACACACCGTTTTCCGGTTGATATAACGATTCCGAATAATCGGATTGCCTCATTAGAGGAGATCGATGTCTCGATTCAAAGCTTTGATTATGCCCTGCCTGAGCATAACTGTTTGAAATTGCAGGCGGATTTGTTGATAACTGGAATCTATAATGATTCATATGTGGAACAACGGTTCGATACGGAGCAGGAAGTTGGGGAAACAGAGGGAGAAGAAACGGATGGGGAAAATGAGTCATACATTCCTTATGCGGCTGCAGTGCCGCCAATCCCGGATTTTCAGCCTGTTTTCCGTGATGAGCAGGAGGAAGAGTTATACACGCCTTTTTCTGCAGAGGCAAGACGAGTATCTGAAGCGAACGAAGAAGAAGAAGAGGAACCAATCTATTTAAGCGATCAGCATAATGCCCCAGTCTTTGAAATTCCCGTTTCACCATATCCTGAAGAGGAGGAGTGGGAAACGGAAGTGCACAGACAGGAAGATGCTGAAGCTGTAGAGGAAGAAGTGAATTTTATAAGTGATCAGCCTGACCCCACAGAGGAGGTACCTGTGTCATTCGTGGATGAGGAGAAACTGGAGGAAGAAGTAAGTAGGCAGGATTCCATAGTGGAGACGGAGACTCCTAGAGTGACTTTGAAAGAAGAAGTGGTAGAAGAGCCTCATCAAGATAGCCCAGTTTCAAATCTTGAAACCGAGGACGTCATCCGGCAGGAAGAAGATGACGTTGTAACGGGACCTATCCTAAATGAACATGTGAAGGTGGAACAGGAAGAGGAGTCCAATTCATCCATAAGCGATCTATTCAAAAAGAGGGAAAGACCAGCTCCCCCAGCCAAGGAAGTCAAAAATTTCAAAGGCAGGAAACAAGCAGCTAAGCGTGATGATAAAGATACGGCCGATCATGATGAAAAGCAGCTTTCCATCATGGATTTATTCGGACGGAAACAAGAAGAAGAACTGGTAAGGATGAAGGTTTGCATTGTCCAGCAAGGGGAAACGCTTGACGACTTGGCTCAACGTTATGATGTTACGGTTCAATCCATACTTTTCAGCAATGAATTGGAGTCGAATCAAAACGTCCATGAAGGGCAAGTCATATATATACCGAAGGCCGTTGTATATAAGAATTGA
- the hemB gene encoding porphobilinogen synthase, giving the protein MKNIPFNRHRRLRASAGMRALVRETQLHKEDLIYPIFVIDGENVKNEINSMPGIYQLSMDNLGAEMDEVVSLGIKSVILFGVPFDHDKDEQGTGAFHHNGLVQEATRFIKKQYPEVIVIADTCLCEYTSHGHCGVVEGEKILNDASLDLLAKTAISQAEAGADIIAPSNMMDGFVAAIRAGLDEAGYEDIPIMSYAVKYASAFYGPFRDAANGAPQFGDRKTYQMDPANRLEAFREAESDVAEGADFLIVKPALSYMDIIRDVKNNFNLPIVSYNVSGEYSMVKAAAQNGWIDEKAIVMEMLTGLKRAGSDLIITYFSKEVARWINEDNQG; this is encoded by the coding sequence ATGAAAAACATTCCATTCAATCGCCACCGTCGCTTGCGTGCAAGTGCTGGCATGAGGGCTTTAGTCCGTGAAACACAATTGCATAAAGAGGATTTGATCTATCCGATTTTCGTCATCGACGGTGAAAATGTAAAAAATGAAATCAACTCGATGCCGGGTATCTATCAGTTATCCATGGATAATCTGGGAGCGGAAATGGATGAAGTCGTGAGTCTGGGCATAAAGTCAGTCATTTTATTCGGTGTCCCTTTTGATCATGATAAAGACGAACAGGGCACAGGTGCTTTTCACCATAACGGACTTGTGCAAGAGGCAACCCGCTTTATCAAAAAACAATATCCAGAAGTCATTGTCATTGCTGATACCTGCCTTTGTGAGTATACAAGCCATGGACATTGCGGGGTCGTTGAAGGGGAAAAGATCCTGAATGACGCTTCTCTTGACCTTCTTGCCAAAACGGCAATCAGCCAGGCTGAGGCCGGTGCCGATATCATTGCCCCTTCCAATATGATGGACGGTTTCGTTGCGGCCATCCGTGCAGGTCTGGATGAAGCGGGCTATGAAGATATTCCGATCATGTCCTATGCAGTGAAATATGCCTCGGCTTTTTACGGTCCATTCCGAGATGCTGCGAATGGTGCACCACAATTTGGCGACAGGAAAACTTACCAAATGGATCCCGCCAATCGCCTTGAAGCATTCCGTGAAGCTGAATCCGATGTTGCTGAAGGTGCGGATTTCCTAATCGTAAAACCAGCCCTATCCTACATGGACATCATCAGGGACGTTAAGAATAACTTTAATCTCCCGATTGTTTCCTATAATGTCAGCGGTGAATACTCAATGGTTAAGGCAGCTGCCCAAAATGGCTGGATTGATGAAAAAGCGATAGTGATGGAAATGCTGACAGGCTTGAAACGCGCAGGTTCCGACTTGATCATTACGTATTTTTCAAAAGAGGTAGCACGCTGGATAAACGAAGATAATCAAGGATGA
- a CDS encoding valine--tRNA ligase, protein MEENQISMPTKYDPQTIEKGRYKWWLDGKFFETTGDDKKEPYTIVIPPPNVTGKLHLGHAWDTTLQDILTRMKRMQGYDVLWLPGMDHAGIATQAKVEQKLRAEGVSRYDLGREKFVEETWKWKEEYASHIREQWSKLGLGLDYTRERFTLDEGLSKAVREVFVSLYKKDLIYRGEYIINWDPSTKTALSDIEVIYKDVQGAFYHMKYPLVDGSGEIEIATTRPETMLGDTAVAVHPEDDRYKHLVGKKVRLPITGREIPIVGDDYVDMEFGSGAVKITPAHDPNDFEIGNRHDLERILVMHEDGSMNEKAGKYEGMDRFECRKQIVKDLQEEGVLFKIEDHLHSVGHSERSGAVVEPYLSTQWFVKMQPLADASVDLQKGSDEEKVHFVPDRFEKTYLRWMENIRDWCISRQLWWGHRIPAWYHKETGEVYVGHEEPADAENWEQDTDVLDTWFSSALWPFSTMGWPDKDSVDFKRYYPTGALVTGYDIIFFWVSRMIFQALEFTGERPFEDVLIHGLVRDEQGRKMSKSLGNGVDPMDVIDQYGADSLRYFLSTGSSPGQDLRYSTEKVEAVWNFSNKIWNASRFALMNMNGMTYDEIDLSGEKSVADKWILTRLNETISNVTRLADRYEFGEVGRVLYNFIWDDFCDWYIEMAKLPLYGEDEAAKKTTRSILAYVLDNTMRLLHPFMPFITEEIWQNLPHEGESITVAAWPEVNEGLTDTAAAEEMKLLVEIIRAVRNIRAEVNTPLSKKINLILKAKDESILETLKKNSSYIERFCNPEQLTIGIEVEEPAQAMTAVVTGVELILPLTGLINIDEEVKRLEKELDKLNKEVERVQKKLGNEGFVKKAPASVIEEERAKEKDYSEKRDSVIHRISELKQL, encoded by the coding sequence ATGGAAGAGAACCAAATTTCGATGCCGACTAAATATGATCCGCAGACGATAGAGAAAGGCCGCTACAAATGGTGGCTTGATGGGAAGTTTTTCGAAACGACGGGTGACGATAAAAAAGAACCATACACGATTGTCATCCCCCCGCCGAACGTGACTGGTAAGCTGCATCTTGGCCATGCATGGGATACGACACTTCAAGATATATTGACACGCATGAAAAGGATGCAAGGCTATGATGTTTTATGGTTGCCGGGCATGGATCATGCCGGTATCGCCACTCAAGCGAAAGTTGAACAGAAACTTCGTGCGGAAGGCGTGAGCCGTTATGACCTTGGACGTGAAAAGTTCGTGGAAGAGACATGGAAATGGAAAGAGGAATACGCGAGCCATATCCGTGAACAATGGTCAAAGCTGGGTCTTGGACTTGATTATACCCGTGAGCGCTTCACTCTTGATGAAGGGCTTTCAAAAGCAGTGCGCGAAGTGTTCGTTTCGCTTTATAAGAAGGACTTGATTTATCGCGGCGAATACATCATCAACTGGGATCCATCAACGAAAACGGCGTTATCCGATATCGAGGTTATTTACAAAGATGTACAGGGTGCATTTTACCATATGAAATATCCGTTAGTTGACGGATCAGGTGAAATTGAAATAGCCACCACCCGTCCGGAAACGATGCTTGGCGATACTGCGGTTGCTGTACATCCTGAAGATGATCGGTATAAACACTTAGTCGGCAAAAAGGTTCGCTTGCCAATTACAGGCCGAGAAATCCCGATTGTCGGTGATGACTATGTCGATATGGAATTCGGTTCAGGCGCGGTTAAAATTACTCCTGCTCATGATCCTAATGACTTCGAAATCGGGAACCGTCACGATTTGGAGCGTATCCTTGTCATGCATGAAGATGGCTCGATGAATGAAAAGGCCGGTAAATATGAAGGTATGGACCGTTTTGAATGCCGTAAACAAATCGTCAAAGACCTTCAGGAAGAGGGAGTACTCTTCAAAATCGAAGATCACCTTCACTCAGTAGGTCATTCAGAGAGAAGCGGTGCTGTTGTTGAACCATATCTATCGACTCAATGGTTCGTAAAAATGCAGCCTCTAGCTGATGCATCCGTTGATCTTCAAAAAGGATCCGATGAGGAAAAAGTTCATTTCGTACCGGATCGTTTCGAAAAAACGTATCTCCGTTGGATGGAAAATATCCGCGACTGGTGCATTTCCCGTCAGCTTTGGTGGGGTCACCGCATTCCAGCCTGGTACCATAAAGAAACAGGTGAAGTGTATGTAGGACATGAAGAGCCTGCGGATGCTGAAAACTGGGAACAAGATACAGACGTTCTGGATACATGGTTCAGCTCGGCTTTATGGCCGTTCTCGACTATGGGTTGGCCTGACAAAGACAGCGTCGATTTCAAACGATACTACCCAACAGGAGCGCTAGTGACAGGCTATGATATCATTTTCTTCTGGGTTTCAAGGATGATTTTCCAAGCACTTGAGTTCACGGGCGAACGTCCATTTGAAGATGTACTGATTCACGGTCTTGTTCGTGACGAACAAGGACGCAAGATGAGTAAATCGCTTGGTAACGGTGTCGATCCGATGGATGTCATCGATCAATACGGTGCCGATTCGCTGCGTTACTTCTTATCAACGGGCAGCTCACCAGGTCAGGACCTTCGTTACAGCACGGAAAAAGTGGAAGCGGTTTGGAACTTCTCCAACAAAATTTGGAACGCATCCCGTTTTGCATTAATGAACATGAATGGCATGACGTATGACGAAATCGATTTAAGCGGTGAAAAATCTGTAGCCGATAAATGGATTTTGACACGTTTGAACGAAACGATTTCAAACGTGACAAGACTCGCTGACCGTTATGAGTTCGGTGAAGTCGGCCGTGTGCTTTACAACTTCATTTGGGATGATTTCTGTGACTGGTATATTGAAATGGCGAAGCTTCCGTTATATGGCGAAGATGAAGCGGCTAAGAAAACGACGCGCTCGATCTTGGCTTATGTACTGGATAATACGATGAGATTGTTGCACCCGTTCATGCCATTCATTACCGAAGAAATCTGGCAGAACCTTCCGCATGAAGGTGAGTCGATCACTGTTGCCGCTTGGCCGGAAGTAAATGAAGGATTGACAGATACAGCTGCAGCCGAGGAAATGAAGCTGCTTGTTGAAATCATCCGCGCCGTCCGTAATATCCGTGCTGAGGTGAACACGCCGCTAAGCAAAAAAATCAATTTGATTTTAAAAGCGAAAGATGAGTCCATCTTAGAAACGTTAAAGAAAAACAGCAGTTATATCGAGCGTTTCTGTAATCCTGAACAATTGACGATCGGTATCGAAGTCGAAGAACCTGCTCAAGCCATGACAGCTGTCGTAACTGGCGTAGAACTAATCCTTCCGCTGACAGGGCTGATCAATATCGACGAAGAAGTGAAACGTCTTGAAAAAGAACTCGACAAACTTAATAAAGAAGTTGAACGCGTACAGAAAAAATTAGGCAATGAGGGCTTCGTTAAAAAGGCGCCGGCAAGCGTCATTGAAGAAGAACGTGCTAAAGAAAAAGACTATAGCGAAAAACGCGACTCTGTGATCCACAGGATCAGCGAACTGAAACAACTGTAA
- a CDS encoding uroporphyrinogen-III synthase: MKPFQPLKDYRVLITRGKGQADGLKDSIEKNGGTPLLVPLLEFTLPDHMEEVHQRLGELLTYDWIILTSQNGVDFFFKLLGKLPLKLPKIAVIGSKTEAALKRHGYKADFVPAQFVAEGFVSEFMTLLDPGSRVLLAKGNLARAVIAEAINEGGASCDEVIIYHTVLPRSSEKKLVQLITNHEIDVITFTSSSTIHHFLQIMERCELDTYIDRIIIACIGPIAAKTAEKHGLSVDVCPDVYTTDAMVADLIRFIVKRNNKGGTLK; this comes from the coding sequence ATGAAACCCTTTCAACCTCTTAAGGATTACCGGGTATTAATCACGAGAGGGAAAGGGCAGGCAGATGGTTTAAAAGATTCGATCGAGAAAAATGGCGGAACGCCGCTTCTTGTGCCATTGCTTGAGTTCACTCTTCCTGATCATATGGAAGAGGTTCATCAGCGTTTAGGTGAGTTGCTTACCTATGACTGGATCATTCTGACAAGTCAAAATGGGGTGGATTTCTTCTTTAAGCTTCTTGGTAAACTGCCTTTAAAGCTTCCGAAAATAGCCGTTATCGGCTCCAAAACAGAAGCGGCCCTGAAACGGCATGGGTATAAGGCGGATTTCGTGCCAGCTCAGTTTGTTGCTGAAGGGTTTGTTTCGGAGTTCATGACCTTACTTGATCCCGGGTCACGCGTATTGCTGGCAAAAGGAAATCTCGCCAGGGCGGTTATTGCGGAGGCAATCAATGAAGGTGGAGCATCGTGTGATGAAGTGATTATTTATCATACCGTGCTTCCTCGAAGCAGTGAAAAAAAACTCGTGCAACTTATAACGAATCATGAAATCGACGTCATAACCTTTACGAGTTCTTCGACGATCCATCATTTTTTGCAGATTATGGAACGCTGTGAGTTGGATACATACATAGACCGGATCATCATCGCATGCATCGGACCGATTGCCGCTAAAACGGCTGAAAAACATGGGCTATCCGTCGATGTTTGTCCAGATGTTTATACGACGGATGCCATGGTTGCTGATTTAATACGCTTCATCGTGAAAAGAAATAATAAGGGAGGAACTTTAAAATGA